One window of the Natrinema sp. CBA1119 genome contains the following:
- a CDS encoding HTH domain-containing protein, whose product MSGENRGDSGQYTETVTVDAVLGVFESVDGPVVTSGDVAEALECSRETARRKLRTLESQGRVASRKTAGRVIWWLVEDSEPIGEINPDDSFWELEPGESGESDVSETVDEVLYGDS is encoded by the coding sequence ATGAGCGGAGAGAACCGAGGAGACTCCGGGCAGTACACCGAAACCGTCACAGTGGATGCCGTTCTCGGCGTCTTCGAATCGGTCGACGGACCTGTCGTCACATCCGGGGACGTCGCTGAGGCGCTCGAGTGCTCCCGTGAGACGGCGCGCCGGAAGCTTCGTACCCTCGAGTCGCAGGGTCGGGTCGCCAGCCGAAAGACTGCTGGACGCGTCATCTGGTGGCTCGTGGAGGACTCGGAACCGATCGGAGAGATCAATCCGGACGATTCGTTCTGGGAGTTAGAACCGGGGGAATCGGGGGAGAGCGACGTTTCCGAGACTGTCGATGAGGTATTGTACGGCGACTCATGA
- a CDS encoding type II toxin-antitoxin system VapC family toxin, translating into MSEKGAVPLFVDTGAFYARADADDTHHETAKRVFGRIRSGDLLYRPIYTSQAVLSELATLLLYKIGHTDAVRAITAIRDAESVNVVPVSRSAFEAAAVQFTEYDDQQISFVDHATSVLADERNVDHVFAFDSDFRTLEFTLVPEDVTSSV; encoded by the coding sequence ATGAGTGAGAAGGGGGCGGTACCGCTGTTCGTCGACACTGGAGCGTTCTACGCGCGAGCTGATGCGGACGATACACACCACGAGACTGCCAAACGAGTATTTGGGAGGATTCGGTCGGGCGACCTTCTGTATCGGCCGATATACACGTCGCAAGCAGTCCTCTCGGAGCTCGCGACACTCCTTCTCTACAAAATCGGTCACACCGACGCTGTTCGCGCAATCACGGCGATACGAGACGCGGAGAGCGTCAACGTCGTTCCAGTCAGTCGATCCGCCTTCGAGGCGGCCGCTGTGCAGTTCACCGAATACGATGACCAACAGATTTCGTTCGTCGATCACGCGACTAGCGTTCTCGCCGACGAGCGGAACGTAGACCACGTCTTCGCCTTCGATAGTGACTTTCGAACGCTGGAATTCACGCTCGTTCCCGAAGACGTTACCAGTTCGGTTTAG
- a CDS encoding DUF5778 family protein — protein sequence MTNTNSDALDEDLYQRTRALLEPGDIALNGAIVHTDYDGSEDVQMMQATIDVGDIIAEQSGYDPQDCYVYSGNDDTDFSSNQHQGLTLEDEEFVWECQQLLREGSFDIVIYYEASADHEAILEGIRELGFDVTGVESN from the coding sequence ATGACGAACACCAACTCCGACGCGCTCGACGAGGACCTCTACCAGCGGACCAGGGCGCTGCTCGAACCCGGCGACATCGCCCTCAACGGGGCGATCGTCCACACCGACTACGACGGCAGCGAGGACGTGCAGATGATGCAGGCGACGATCGACGTCGGCGACATCATCGCCGAACAGTCGGGGTACGACCCGCAGGACTGCTACGTCTACTCGGGCAACGACGACACCGACTTCTCCTCGAACCAACACCAGGGCCTGACACTCGAGGACGAGGAATTCGTTTGGGAGTGCCAGCAACTGCTGCGCGAGGGGAGTTTCGACATCGTCATCTACTACGAGGCGAGCGCGGACCACGAGGCGATCCTCGAGGGGATTCGAGAGCTCGGTTTCGACGTGACAGGTGTCGAAAGCAACTAA